AAAACTGAATTATTGAATGTTGTAGAAAAAATTTCTAATTTAGCAAATATATATTATGTAAGACAAAAAGAACCTCTTGGTTTAGGTCATGCAATATCAAGAGCTGAAAGTTTTGTAGGAGATGAACCTTTTGTAGTATTATTAGGTGATGATATAATGTATACTCAAAATAAGCCGGTATCTAAGCAATTAGTTGATAAATATTATGAATTAGGTGGAGGAAATATATTAGGTATTCAAAAAGTTCCACATGACCAAACATATAAATATGGTATTATTAACATCGATAAAAAAATAGATGATAGAACATATAAGGTAAATGATTTTATTGAAAAGCCTAATGTTGAAGTTGCACCTAGTGATTATGCTGCTTTAGGTAGATATGTCTTGGAACCTAAAATATTTGAATATTTAAAAACAATAAAGCCTGGTGCTAATGGTGAAATCCAGTTGACAGATGCAATATTAAAAATGGAAAAGGATGCTAATAATTTATATGCTTATGATTTTGATGCACTTAGATATGATACTGGAGATAAGTTTGGAATGTTTAAAGCAACAGTTGAATTTGGTTTAAGACATGAAGAGTTAAAAGATAAAATAAAAAAATATTTGAAAGAATTGGTTAAAGATTTATGATTAATAT
The window above is part of the Sneathia sanguinegens genome. Proteins encoded here:
- the galU gene encoding UTP--glucose-1-phosphate uridylyltransferase GalU; the encoded protein is MKRVRKAVIPAAGIGTRVLPATKAQPKEMLPIIDKPALQFLVEELIASGITEILIITGRNKESIENHFDYSYELETILKQRGKTELLNVVEKISNLANIYYVRQKEPLGLGHAISRAESFVGDEPFVVLLGDDIMYTQNKPVSKQLVDKYYELGGGNILGIQKVPHDQTYKYGIINIDKKIDDRTYKVNDFIEKPNVEVAPSDYAALGRYVLEPKIFEYLKTIKPGANGEIQLTDAILKMEKDANNLYAYDFDALRYDTGDKFGMFKATVEFGLRHEELKDKIKKYLKELVKDL